From Dasypus novemcinctus isolate mDasNov1 chromosome 8, mDasNov1.1.hap2, whole genome shotgun sequence, the proteins below share one genomic window:
- the HSPA5 gene encoding endoplasmic reticulum chaperone BiP, with product MKLSLVAAVLLLLGAARGEEEDKKEDVGTVVGIDLGTTYSCVGVFKNGRVEIIANDQGNRITPSYVAFTPEGERLIGDAAKNQLTSNPENTVFDAKRLIGRTWNDPSVQQDIKFLPFKVVEKKTKPYIQVDIGGGQTKTFAPEEISAMVLTKMKETAEAYLGKKVTHAVVTVPAYFNDAQRQATKDAGTIAGLNVMRIINEPTAAAIAYGLDKREGEKNILVFDLGGGTFDVSLLTIDNGVFEVVATNGDTHLGGEDFDQRVMEHFIKLYKKKTGKDVRKDNRAVQKLRREVEKAKRALSSQHQARIEIESFYEGEDFSETLTRAKFEELNMDLFRSTMKPVQKVLEDSDLKKSDIDEIVLVGGSTRIPKIQQLVKEFFNGKEPSRGINPDEAVAYGAAVQAGVLSGDQDTGDLVLLDVCPLTLGIETVGGVMTKLIPRNTVVPTKKSQIFSTASDNQPTVTIKVYEGERPLTKDNHLLGTFDLTGIPPAPRGVPQIEVTFEIDVNGILRVTAEDKGTGNKNKITITNDQNRLTPEEIERMVNDAEKFAEEDKKLKERIDSRNELESYAYSLKNQIGDKEKLGGKLSSEDKETMEKAVEEKIEWLESHQDADIEDFKAKKKELEEIVQPLISKLYGSAGPPPTGEDETADKDEL from the exons ATGAAACTCTCCCTGGTGGCGGCGGTGTTGCTGCTGCTCGGCGCGGCGCGGGGCGAGGAAGAGGACAAGAAGGAGGACGTGGGTACGGTGGTCGGCATCGACTTGGGGACCACCTACTCCTG CGTCGGGGTGTTCAAGAATGGCCGCGTGGAGATTATCGCCAACGATCAGGGTAACCGCATTACTCCGTCTTATGTGGCCTTTACCCCTGAAGGGGAGCGTCTGATTGGCGATGCTGCCAAAAACCAGCTCACCTCCAATCCTGAAAACACGGTCTTTGATGCCAAGCGACTCATTGGCCGCACATGGAACGACCCATCGGTGCAGCAGGACATCAAATTCTTACCTTTCAAG GTGgttgaaaagaaaactaaaccaTACATTCAAGTTGATATTGGAGGTGGGCAAACAAAGACATTTGCCCCTGAGGAAATTTCTGCCATGGTTCTCACTAAAATGAAGGAAACTGCCGAGGCTTATTtggggaaaaag GTTACTCATGCAGTTGTTACAGTACCAGCCTATTTCAATGATGCCCAGCGCCAAGCAACTAAAGATGCTGGAACTATTGCTGGTCTGAATGTTATGAGGATCATCAATGAGCC TACAGCTGCTGCTATTGCTTATGGCCTTGATAAGAGGGAGGGTGAGAAGAACATCCTGGTGTTTGACCTGGGTGGTGGAACGTTTGATGTGTCTCTTCTCACCATTGACAATGGTGTCTTTGAAGTCGTGGCCACTAATGGGGATACACACCTGGGTGGAGAAGACTTTGATCAGCGTGTCATGGAACACTTCATCAAACTATACAAAAAGAAGACTGGCAAAGATGTCAGGAAAGACAACAGAGCCGTGCAGAAACTCCGGCGTGAGGTAGAAAAGGCCAAACGGGCCCTATCTTCTCAACATCAAGCAAGAATTGAAATTGAGTCCTTCTATGAAGGAGAAGACTTCTCTGAGACTTTGACTCGGGCTAAATTTGAAGAGCTAAACATG GATCTGTTCCGTTCTACCATGAAGCCTGTCCAGAAAGTGTTGGAGGATTCTGATTTGAAGAAATCTGATATTGATGAAATTGTCCTTGTTGGTGGCTCTACTCGAATCCCAAAAATACAACAACTAGTTAAAGAGTTCTTCAATGGCAAGGAGCCATCCCGTGGCATAAATCCAGATGAGGCTGTAGCATACGGTGCTGCTGTCCAGGCTGGTGTACTCTCTGGAGATCAAGATACAG GTGATCTGGTGCTGCTTGATGTGTGCCCCCTTACACTTGGTATTGAAACTGTGGGAGGTGTCATGACCAAACTGATTCCAAGGAACACTGTGGTGCCCACGAAGAAGTCTCAGATCTTTTCTACAGCTTCTGATAATCAACCAACTGTTACTATCAAGGTTTATGAAG GTGAAAGACCCCTAACAAAAGACAATCACCTTTTGGGAACATTTGATCTGACTGGAATTCCTCCTGCTCCCCGTGGGGTCCCACAGATTGAAGTCACCTTTGAAATAGATGTGAATGGCATACTTCGAGTAACAGCTGAAGACAAGGGCACAGGGAACAAAAATAAGATCACAATTACTAATGACCAAAATCGTCTGACACCTGAAGAAATTGAAAGGATGGTTAATGATGCTGAGAAGTTTGCTGAAGAAGACAAAAAGCTCAAGGAGCGAATTGATAGTAGAAATGAATTGGAAAGCTATGCCTACTCTCTAAAGAATCAGATTGGAGATAAAGAAAAGCTGGGAGGCAAACTGTCCTCTGAAGATAAGGAAACCATGGAAAAAGCTGTAGAGGAAAAGATTGAATGGCTGGAAAGTCACCAAGATGCTGACATTGAAGATTTCAAAGCtaaaaagaaagaactagaaGAAATTGTGCAGCCACTTATCAGCAAACTCTATGGAAGTGCAGGCCCTCCTCCAACTGGTGAAGATGAAACAGCAGACAAAGATGAGTTGTAG
- the RABEPK gene encoding rab9 effector protein with kelch motifs isoform X4 — translation MDLGTHQWNLATWEGLLPRYEHASFIPSCTPDSIWVFGGADQSGNRNCLQVLHPGTRTWTTPEVTSSPPSPRTFHTSSAAIGSQLYVFGGGERGSQPVQDVKLHVFDANTLTWSQPETVGKPPSPRHGHVMVAAETKLFIHGGLAGDTFYDDLHCIDISDMKWQKLSPTGIAPTGCAAHSAVTVGKHVYVFGGMAPTGALDTMYQYHIEKQHWTLLKFDTFLPAGRLDHSMCIIPWPVTSTPEKDLNPITLNCATEKVDFASKEVTQGDNSQESQTDTLLCFVFGGMNTEGEIYDDCIVTVVD, via the exons ATGGATCTGG GAACACACCAGTGGAATTTAGCTACCTGGGAGGGACTCTTACCTCGGTACGAGCATGCCAGCTTCATTCCTTCATGTACACCTGACAGCATCTGGGTGTTTGGAGGTGCTGACCAGTCGGGAAATCGAAATTGTCTACAAGTCCTGCATCCCG GAACCAGGACTTGGACCACACCAGAAGTGACCAGCTCCCCACCATCTCCAAGAACATTCCACACATCATCGGCAGCTATTGGAAGTCAGCTATATGTCTTTGGGGGTGGAGAGAGAGGCTCCCAGCCCGTGCAGGATGTGAAGCTGCATGTATTTGACGCAA acactctgACCTGGTCACAGCCGGAGACAGTTGGAAAACCCCCATCTCCCCGTCACGGTCATGTGATGGTGGCAGCAGAGACAAAGCTTTTCATCCATGGAGGCTTGGCAGGGGACACATTCTATGATGATCTCCATTGCATTGATATAA GTGATATGAAGTGGCAGAAGCTAAGTCCCACTGGGATTGCCCCTACAGGCTGTGCTGCCCACTCAGCTGTGACTGTGGGGAAACATGTGTATGTCTTTGGAGGAATGGCTCCCACAGGAGCACTGGACACAATGTACCAATATCATATAG AAAAGCAGCATTGGACCTTGCTTAAATTTGATACTTTTCTACCCGCTGGACGATTGGACCATTCCATGTGCATCATTCCATGGCCAGTGACATCTACTCCTGAGAAAGATTTAAATCCTATCACTCTAAATTGTGCAACTGAGAAAGTGGATTTTGCTAGCAAAGAAGTTACTCAAGGTGACAACTCACAAGAAAGTCAAACTGACACACTGCTCTGTTTTGTGTTTGGTGGGATGAATACAGAAGGGGAAATTTATGATGATTGTATTGTGACTGTAGTTGACTAA
- the RABEPK gene encoding rab9 effector protein with kelch motifs isoform X1, with protein sequence MEFWALRTVDTMKVLPVLEPGDKPKKATWYTLTPLGDSPCARVGHSCSYLPPVGDAKRGKVFIVGGADPNRSFSDVHTMDLGTHQWNLATWEGLLPRYEHASFIPSCTPDSIWVFGGADQSGNRNCLQVLHPGTRTWTTPEVTSSPPSPRTFHTSSAAIGSQLYVFGGGERGSQPVQDVKLHVFDANTLTWSQPETVGKPPSPRHGHVMVAAETKLFIHGGLAGDTFYDDLHCIDISDMKWQKLSPTGIAPTGCAAHSAVTVGKHVYVFGGMAPTGALDTMYQYHIEKQHWTLLKFDTFLPAGRLDHSMCIIPWPVTSTPEKDLNPITLNCATEKVDFASKEVTQGDNSQESQTDTLLCFVFGGMNTEGEIYDDCIVTVVD encoded by the exons ATGGAGTTCTGGGCTTTGAGGACGGTG GACACCATGAAGGTGCTGCCAGTTTTGGAGCCTGGAGACAAGCCCAAGAAAGCAACATG GTATACCTTGACACCCCTTGGAGACAGTCCCTGTGCTCGAGTTGGCCACAGCTGCTCGTATTTACCCCCAGTTGGTGATGCAAAGAGAGGGAAGGTCTTCATTGTTGGGGGAGCAGATCCAAACAGGAGCTTCTCAGATGTGCACACCATGGATCTGG GAACACACCAGTGGAATTTAGCTACCTGGGAGGGACTCTTACCTCGGTACGAGCATGCCAGCTTCATTCCTTCATGTACACCTGACAGCATCTGGGTGTTTGGAGGTGCTGACCAGTCGGGAAATCGAAATTGTCTACAAGTCCTGCATCCCG GAACCAGGACTTGGACCACACCAGAAGTGACCAGCTCCCCACCATCTCCAAGAACATTCCACACATCATCGGCAGCTATTGGAAGTCAGCTATATGTCTTTGGGGGTGGAGAGAGAGGCTCCCAGCCCGTGCAGGATGTGAAGCTGCATGTATTTGACGCAA acactctgACCTGGTCACAGCCGGAGACAGTTGGAAAACCCCCATCTCCCCGTCACGGTCATGTGATGGTGGCAGCAGAGACAAAGCTTTTCATCCATGGAGGCTTGGCAGGGGACACATTCTATGATGATCTCCATTGCATTGATATAA GTGATATGAAGTGGCAGAAGCTAAGTCCCACTGGGATTGCCCCTACAGGCTGTGCTGCCCACTCAGCTGTGACTGTGGGGAAACATGTGTATGTCTTTGGAGGAATGGCTCCCACAGGAGCACTGGACACAATGTACCAATATCATATAG AAAAGCAGCATTGGACCTTGCTTAAATTTGATACTTTTCTACCCGCTGGACGATTGGACCATTCCATGTGCATCATTCCATGGCCAGTGACATCTACTCCTGAGAAAGATTTAAATCCTATCACTCTAAATTGTGCAACTGAGAAAGTGGATTTTGCTAGCAAAGAAGTTACTCAAGGTGACAACTCACAAGAAAGTCAAACTGACACACTGCTCTGTTTTGTGTTTGGTGGGATGAATACAGAAGGGGAAATTTATGATGATTGTATTGTGACTGTAGTTGACTAA
- the RABEPK gene encoding rab9 effector protein with kelch motifs isoform X3, protein MEFWALRTVDTMKVLPVLEPGDKPKKATWYTLTPLGDSPCARVGHSCSYLPPVGDAKRGKVFIVGGADPNRSFSDVHTMDLGTHQWNLATWEGLLPRYEHASFIPSCTPDSIWVFGGADQSGNRNCLQVLHPDTLTWSQPETVGKPPSPRHGHVMVAAETKLFIHGGLAGDTFYDDLHCIDISDMKWQKLSPTGIAPTGCAAHSAVTVGKHVYVFGGMAPTGALDTMYQYHIEKQHWTLLKFDTFLPAGRLDHSMCIIPWPVTSTPEKDLNPITLNCATEKVDFASKEVTQGDNSQESQTDTLLCFVFGGMNTEGEIYDDCIVTVVD, encoded by the exons ATGGAGTTCTGGGCTTTGAGGACGGTG GACACCATGAAGGTGCTGCCAGTTTTGGAGCCTGGAGACAAGCCCAAGAAAGCAACATG GTATACCTTGACACCCCTTGGAGACAGTCCCTGTGCTCGAGTTGGCCACAGCTGCTCGTATTTACCCCCAGTTGGTGATGCAAAGAGAGGGAAGGTCTTCATTGTTGGGGGAGCAGATCCAAACAGGAGCTTCTCAGATGTGCACACCATGGATCTGG GAACACACCAGTGGAATTTAGCTACCTGGGAGGGACTCTTACCTCGGTACGAGCATGCCAGCTTCATTCCTTCATGTACACCTGACAGCATCTGGGTGTTTGGAGGTGCTGACCAGTCGGGAAATCGAAATTGTCTACAAGTCCTGCATCCCG acactctgACCTGGTCACAGCCGGAGACAGTTGGAAAACCCCCATCTCCCCGTCACGGTCATGTGATGGTGGCAGCAGAGACAAAGCTTTTCATCCATGGAGGCTTGGCAGGGGACACATTCTATGATGATCTCCATTGCATTGATATAA GTGATATGAAGTGGCAGAAGCTAAGTCCCACTGGGATTGCCCCTACAGGCTGTGCTGCCCACTCAGCTGTGACTGTGGGGAAACATGTGTATGTCTTTGGAGGAATGGCTCCCACAGGAGCACTGGACACAATGTACCAATATCATATAG AAAAGCAGCATTGGACCTTGCTTAAATTTGATACTTTTCTACCCGCTGGACGATTGGACCATTCCATGTGCATCATTCCATGGCCAGTGACATCTACTCCTGAGAAAGATTTAAATCCTATCACTCTAAATTGTGCAACTGAGAAAGTGGATTTTGCTAGCAAAGAAGTTACTCAAGGTGACAACTCACAAGAAAGTCAAACTGACACACTGCTCTGTTTTGTGTTTGGTGGGATGAATACAGAAGGGGAAATTTATGATGATTGTATTGTGACTGTAGTTGACTAA
- the RABEPK gene encoding rab9 effector protein with kelch motifs isoform X2, producing MKVLPVLEPGDKPKKATWYTLTPLGDSPCARVGHSCSYLPPVGDAKRGKVFIVGGADPNRSFSDVHTMDLGTHQWNLATWEGLLPRYEHASFIPSCTPDSIWVFGGADQSGNRNCLQVLHPGTRTWTTPEVTSSPPSPRTFHTSSAAIGSQLYVFGGGERGSQPVQDVKLHVFDANTLTWSQPETVGKPPSPRHGHVMVAAETKLFIHGGLAGDTFYDDLHCIDISDMKWQKLSPTGIAPTGCAAHSAVTVGKHVYVFGGMAPTGALDTMYQYHIEKQHWTLLKFDTFLPAGRLDHSMCIIPWPVTSTPEKDLNPITLNCATEKVDFASKEVTQGDNSQESQTDTLLCFVFGGMNTEGEIYDDCIVTVVD from the exons ATGAAGGTGCTGCCAGTTTTGGAGCCTGGAGACAAGCCCAAGAAAGCAACATG GTATACCTTGACACCCCTTGGAGACAGTCCCTGTGCTCGAGTTGGCCACAGCTGCTCGTATTTACCCCCAGTTGGTGATGCAAAGAGAGGGAAGGTCTTCATTGTTGGGGGAGCAGATCCAAACAGGAGCTTCTCAGATGTGCACACCATGGATCTGG GAACACACCAGTGGAATTTAGCTACCTGGGAGGGACTCTTACCTCGGTACGAGCATGCCAGCTTCATTCCTTCATGTACACCTGACAGCATCTGGGTGTTTGGAGGTGCTGACCAGTCGGGAAATCGAAATTGTCTACAAGTCCTGCATCCCG GAACCAGGACTTGGACCACACCAGAAGTGACCAGCTCCCCACCATCTCCAAGAACATTCCACACATCATCGGCAGCTATTGGAAGTCAGCTATATGTCTTTGGGGGTGGAGAGAGAGGCTCCCAGCCCGTGCAGGATGTGAAGCTGCATGTATTTGACGCAA acactctgACCTGGTCACAGCCGGAGACAGTTGGAAAACCCCCATCTCCCCGTCACGGTCATGTGATGGTGGCAGCAGAGACAAAGCTTTTCATCCATGGAGGCTTGGCAGGGGACACATTCTATGATGATCTCCATTGCATTGATATAA GTGATATGAAGTGGCAGAAGCTAAGTCCCACTGGGATTGCCCCTACAGGCTGTGCTGCCCACTCAGCTGTGACTGTGGGGAAACATGTGTATGTCTTTGGAGGAATGGCTCCCACAGGAGCACTGGACACAATGTACCAATATCATATAG AAAAGCAGCATTGGACCTTGCTTAAATTTGATACTTTTCTACCCGCTGGACGATTGGACCATTCCATGTGCATCATTCCATGGCCAGTGACATCTACTCCTGAGAAAGATTTAAATCCTATCACTCTAAATTGTGCAACTGAGAAAGTGGATTTTGCTAGCAAAGAAGTTACTCAAGGTGACAACTCACAAGAAAGTCAAACTGACACACTGCTCTGTTTTGTGTTTGGTGGGATGAATACAGAAGGGGAAATTTATGATGATTGTATTGTGACTGTAGTTGACTAA